A region of the Pseudarthrobacter sp. MM222 genome:
CGGACCGGAATCGGCGGCGAAGTTCAGCGTCGCGTTGATCAGCACCTTGCCATCACGGACCGCCGGCGCGGCCGGTTCGGCGGTGATGGGGACGCCGCCTTCGGCGAGGACGGGGGCGCCGCCTTCGGCGAGCAGGTAGGCGTTCCCGACGCCGTCGCTGGCTTGAACCAGGTCCAGTATTTGCCGGGATTTCGTTTCGTCCGCGACTATCACGGCCGGGCTGCCGGAGCCCGCCTCGAAGTGCCGCGCCAGGGCGTCCTGGCCGTCCACCGCGTTGGAGGCGGCCAGGATGACGTCGGTCTGCGGCACGCCGTGGGCTTTGAGCTGCAGGACTCCGGCGGACGCCACGACCAGCAGCAGCACGGAAGCCACCCAGACGGTCCGCGGCCGGCGGGAAACGAGGGAACCGGTGGCCCGCCACAGGCCTTTCTGGCCTTCGAGCCCGGTGGCCAACTCGGGTTCACGTCCGGTTTCCGGGAGCAGTCTGGGCCGGAACGGCCAGAAGGCGGCACGGCCCAGCAGTGCCATCATCGCTGGCAACAGGCTCAGTGCCGCAAAGAGGGAGCACAGGATGCCCGCGGCCGCCACCGGACCGAGGGCCTTGTTGGAGTTGAGGTCGGAAAACAGCAGGCAGAGCAGGGCGATGATGACGGTGGCCCCGGAGGCGAGGATCGGCTCCCATGCGGCCTTCCAGGCCGAGAGCGCGGCTGCAGTGCGATTGGTGGTGTGCGTCAGCGCCTCCCGGAACCGCGCCACGTAGAGCAGGGCATAGTCGGTCGCGGCGCCGATCACCAGGATCGACAGGATGCCCTGGCTCTGGCCATTGAGCTGGATCCAGCCCAGCTTGGCCATGCCGAACACCAGCAGAATGGCGGCACACAGGGCGAACACGGACGTGAACAGCACCGCGACCGGCAGCAGCAGCGAGCGGTAGACAATCAGCAGGATGACGAATACAGCCCCGAGGGCCACGAGCAGCAGGATGCCGTCGATGCCGGCGAAGGCGCCGACCAGGTCCGCGGTCAGGCCGGCAGGGCCCGTGACGAAGGCCTGCATCCCCGCAGGAGCGGAGGCTTCCAGTTCGGCCCGTAGCTCGGCGACGTTGTTCTTAACCTCGCCGGCGGAGTCGATCGGCACCACGAACTGGACGGCTTTGCCATCCTGGGACGGGATCGGGCCGATCACGGCACTGCCGGCCTGCAAGGCCTCCAGCCTGCCTTTAAGCGTTGCGGCCTCCCTCAGCTGCGCCGGTGTGAAGGCCGAGTCGTTTTCGACCACGATGACGGCCGGGATTTCGCTCGAGTCCCTGAACTTGGCCTGCCAGTCCTGGGCGTGGGTAGCCTCCGCTCCAGCGGGCAGGAAGGATGCCTGGTCGTTGGAGGACACCTCGCTCAACCGGCCGAAGGTGGGCCCGCCGATGCCGGCCACGGCCAGCCAGACGAGGACGAGCAGCACGGGAACCAGCCAGCGCAGCCAGAACGGCACGCGCGCGCTGTGTTGTCGGTTCTTCTTCATGAGTCCTTCAGGTGCGGTCAAGGGAGGAGTAAAATTGAGTCAATCGTAGACTATCTCCATAGTAGAGATAAACCCTTTCTGGGCGGGGCCATTCCAGAGCGGCTTCGGCCGCAGGGGCCCTGCAGTAAACTCCGGAGGGCGTCCTGCGGGGCGAAACCGTCAAGAACCAGGGAAAAGGAGCGTGCGCAGTGCCCACCGAAGCAGCGCGACCACTGCCCCCTTCCGGCACGCCTGATTCTTCGGGCACGCATGGTCCTTCCGGCACGCCTGATTCTTCGGGCACGCATGGTCCTTCCGGCACATCTGATTCTTCGGCCACTCCTGATTCGTCGGCCACCCCGCCGCTTGTCCGGCTGCTCCAGGAGTTCAGCCTCGAAACCAACCGCTACGTGGATGCTGCCGGCGGCCGCAACAACATGCACCGGACCGACCTGACTGCGCTGTCGGTGATCATGACGCACACAGCGAGAAACCAGATCGTCACGCCGGGGGTGCTCCGCAAGGAACTCAATCTCAGCTCGCCGGCCACGACTGCGCTGATCGACCGGTTGCACGGCTCCGGCCACGTCGTCCGGGAACGCCAGGGGACGGACCGCCGTCAGGTGCAGTTGCGGATGACGCCGAAGGCGTACCGCGACGGCGGCGCCATGTTCCTCCCGCTCGCCCGCCAGATGGGAGCGGCCATGGCAGAGTTCACTCCCGAGGAACTCGAGATCGCCACCCGGTTCCTGACCTCGATGATTGAGGCAACGATCAGGGCCGGGCGGGAGGCGGCGGCAGCACCGCCGTCGGACGCTGCCGCCGTTTGAGCCCGCCAGGCGGTAGCGTTTCATTATGAGTGCACAGCAGCCGGACGATGTGTATAGCCACGGCCACCACGAATCGGTGGTCCGCGCCCACGCCTCACGGACGGCGGAGAACTCCGCTGCGTTCGTGGTCCCATACCTTACGCCCGGCGTATCGGTCCTCGACGTCGGCTGCGGGCCCGGCAGCATCACCTGCGATTTTGCGGCCTTGGTCGCTCCCGGCCAGGTCACCGGGCTGGACCGTTCCCCCGACGTCATCACCCATGCCACTGCTCTCGCCGCGGAGCGCGGTGTGACCAATGTGGAATTCGCGGCCGGCAATATCTACGATCTGGACTTTGAGGATGAGACGTTCGACGTCGTCCACGCGCACCAGGTGCTGCAGCACCTCACCGATCCGGTGGCCGCACTGCGGGAAATGCGCCGGGTGGCCCGGCCGGGCGGAATCGTCGCGGTCCGCGATGCGGACTTCCACGGCATGAGCTGGTATCCGGCCATCCCGGAGCTCGATGAGTGGATGGAGCTTTACCAGCGGATCGCCCGCCGGAACGGTGCGGAGCCCGACGCAGGCCGCCGCTTGGTCTCCTGGGCGCAGTCCGCCGGGTTCACCGACGTCGCACCAACCAGCAGCAACTGGTTGTACGCCACAGGCCAGCAGCGGCGGTGGCAGGCCCGCGTGTGGGGTGAGCGGGTGCTGCACTCGGCCTTCGCGGACCAAGCCCTCGAGTACGGCTTCGCCACGGCCGCCGAACTGGCCCGGATCTCCGCGGGCTGGCACCGTTGGGGCTCCACCGACGACGGCTGGTTCCTCATCCCCAACGGCGAGGTCATCGCCCGCGCCTGAAAGAGCCACAAATTTGCCGAAACAGGCCGGAAAGGACGCGACATTCCGGCCGTCCCCGGCGAACGGGCGGCGTCCGTAGGCACGCCACTGAGCCAGGCCGAAACCTCGGCCCGGTTCTCGGGTCCCAGCAAAAGGAGTACCACTATGGCAAAGATAAACAAGACCACAGCGGCCATCATGCTCGTCGCGGTCCCGCGGTCTTGACGACAGCCAGCCATCTGGGACGGCCGCCCGCAAGTTTTCGGCAGCCGTTCCGTCCGTCCGGTTCTGCGGATAGGGTGCACTAGAGACCCCGGGTAAGGAGAACCGCATGCGCAAATTGACGGCCGGACTTTTCTGCTCTGTGGACGGCGTGGTTGAAGACCCGTTCCTGTGGCAATTCGACAGCTTCGACGAAGAGCTGGGCGCCGGAATGGGCGAGATGATGGGCCGGATCGACACCGCGCTCCTGGGCCGCGTCGGGTACCAGCAGTGGGCAGAGTACTGGCCGAAGGCCGAGAGCGACGGCGACTTCGCGGGGTTCATCAATCCGCTGCCGAAGTTTGTCGCGTCCCGGACCCTGGCCGGAGAGCTCGAGTGGCAGAATTCGCGTCTGATCCAGGGCCCGCTGGAGGACTTCGTAGCGGGCCTGAAGAACGGCGACGGCGGCGAAATAGGGATCTTCAGCAGCATTTCGCTGGTCCACCAGATGCTGTTCGCCGGGCTGCTCGACACCTTGATGCTGATTGTCCATCCCGTGATCGCGGGCAGTGGGCGGCGGCTGTTCAACGACGGCGATCCCCTCACCCGGCTGGAGCTGCAGTCATCCCAGCAGACCAGCAAAGGCAACATGATTCTCAGCTACAGCCGTCGCGGCG
Encoded here:
- a CDS encoding MMPL family transporter: MKKNRQHSARVPFWLRWLVPVLLVLVWLAVAGIGGPTFGRLSEVSSNDQASFLPAGAEATHAQDWQAKFRDSSEIPAVIVVENDSAFTPAQLREAATLKGRLEALQAGSAVIGPIPSQDGKAVQFVVPIDSAGEVKNNVAELRAELEASAPAGMQAFVTGPAGLTADLVGAFAGIDGILLLVALGAVFVILLIVYRSLLLPVAVLFTSVFALCAAILLVFGMAKLGWIQLNGQSQGILSILVIGAATDYALLYVARFREALTHTTNRTAAALSAWKAAWEPILASGATVIIALLCLLFSDLNSNKALGPVAAAGILCSLFAALSLLPAMMALLGRAAFWPFRPRLLPETGREPELATGLEGQKGLWRATGSLVSRRPRTVWVASVLLLVVASAGVLQLKAHGVPQTDVILAASNAVDGQDALARHFEAGSGSPAVIVADETKSRQILDLVQASDGVGNAYLLAEGGAPVLAEGGVPITAEPAAPAVRDGKVLINATLNFAADSGPAEDVVKSLRREVKKLDAGALVGGVTATALDTNTTAQRDLVTIIPVVLAVILVILMLLLRAVLAPVLLVASVVLSYGASLGVSAVVFNQVLGFPGADATVPLFGFVFLVALGVDYNIFLMSRVREESLKHGTRAGILRGLGVTGGVITSAGVVLAATFAALGVIPIMFLVQLAFIVAFGVLLDTVLVRSLLVPALAYDIGPRIWWPSRLGRPEADGPARGQLSAEESEAAEAAVR
- a CDS encoding MarR family winged helix-turn-helix transcriptional regulator encodes the protein MLQEFSLETNRYVDAAGGRNNMHRTDLTALSVIMTHTARNQIVTPGVLRKELNLSSPATTALIDRLHGSGHVVRERQGTDRRQVQLRMTPKAYRDGGAMFLPLARQMGAAMAEFTPEELEIATRFLTSMIEATIRAGREAAAAPPSDAAAV
- a CDS encoding dihydrofolate reductase family protein encodes the protein MRKLTAGLFCSVDGVVEDPFLWQFDSFDEELGAGMGEMMGRIDTALLGRVGYQQWAEYWPKAESDGDFAGFINPLPKFVASRTLAGELEWQNSRLIQGPLEDFVAGLKNGDGGEIGIFSSISLVHQMLFAGLLDTLMLIVHPVIAGSGRRLFNDGDPLTRLELQSSQQTSKGNMILSYSRRGE
- a CDS encoding class I SAM-dependent methyltransferase, which encodes MSAQQPDDVYSHGHHESVVRAHASRTAENSAAFVVPYLTPGVSVLDVGCGPGSITCDFAALVAPGQVTGLDRSPDVITHATALAAERGVTNVEFAAGNIYDLDFEDETFDVVHAHQVLQHLTDPVAALREMRRVARPGGIVAVRDADFHGMSWYPAIPELDEWMELYQRIARRNGAEPDAGRRLVSWAQSAGFTDVAPTSSNWLYATGQQRRWQARVWGERVLHSAFADQALEYGFATAAELARISAGWHRWGSTDDGWFLIPNGEVIARA